Proteins found in one Salvia splendens isolate huo1 chromosome 10, SspV2, whole genome shotgun sequence genomic segment:
- the LOC121752097 gene encoding U11/U12 small nuclear ribonucleoprotein 65 kDa protein-like yields the protein MQEAPPPPITHQFIRNSLDESPPSAVTLLVRHLPEAIPHDTLTRLFSHYGASSVRPFSHGRVKNCAFVDFKDEFSAYQAQKQLHGLRFLGKVMSVERANKVEGNKQQDNEREVRKDAASVAKDASARSSTHASEPIAQKLGIEYPFPPRLEYAYPPPDGNILTNIVNALIAVPRFYTQVLHLMNKMNIPAPFRKALPTPPLPEFPSAPPPPPPSSNMEYMSSSESEMESSDEEIRQKAKPKRKRAKKQAIVGPAVDKDVAHEAVGLKQVALVPKEKPIIKKKNPVLQIRIAQKQNQPELQDNDSAKELQEPIPKSSARETFATLEELNNGKLPPEEILSLPKFKNYTAGDPTPVLYIKNLAKDVVVDDFYFIFGSFFGSIDAAKFNLTVKLMQEGRMRGQAFVTFPTVELASNALSAVNGYVFKGKPVVIQFGRSPTAAAKLN from the exons ATGCAGgaggcgccgccgccgccgattaCACATCAATTTATCAGGAATTCCCTCGATGAATCACCGCCGTCGGCTGTTACCCTGCTGGTTCGGCATCTCCCGGAGGCCATTCCCCACGACACTCTTACCCGCCTCTTTTCCCACTACGGCGCCTCCTCTGTCCGCCCCTTTTCTCATGGACG GGTGAAAAATTGTGCTTTTGTTGATTTTAAGGATGAATTCTCAGCATACCAAGCACAGAAGCAGCTACATGg GTTACGATTTCTTGGTAAAGTCATGTCTGTAGAGAGAGCAAATAAAGTTGAGGGGAATAAGCAACAAGATAATGAAAGAGAGGTTAGGAAGGATGCTGCCTCTGTGGCGAAAGATGCTTCTGCCCGGAGTAGTACACATGCTAGCGAACCAATTGCACAAAAACTTGGTATCGAATATCCATTTCCGCCCCGTCTTGA ATATGCATATCCACCACCTGATGGTAACATCCTCACAAACATTGTAAATGCTCTTATTGCAGTTCCAAGATTTTACACCCAG GTTTTACATTTGATGAACAAAATGAATATTCCCGCTCCATTCCGGAAGGCATTACCTACTCCACCTCTTCCAGAATTTCCATCAGCaccacctcctcctccaccatccTCTAACATGGAATATATGTCCAGTAGTGAGTCAGAAATGGAGTCTTCAGATGAG GAAATCAGACAAAAGGCTAAACCTAAGCGAAAGCGTGCCAAGAAACAAGCAATTGTTGGACCTGCTGTTGACAAGGATGTGGCTCACGAGGCTGTTGGATTGAAACAAGTTGCATTAGTTCCTAAAGAGAAGCCTATAATAAAGAAGAAGAACCCTGTATTGCAG ATAAGAATAGCACAAAAACAAAACCAACCTGAATTACAGGATAATGACTCTGCAAAGGAGTTGCAAGAACCAATCCCTAAATCTTCTGCTCGGGAAACTTTTGCAACTCTAGAGGAACTAAATAATGGAAAATTGCCTCCAGAGGAAATCTTATCGCTCCCTAAATTTAAG AATTATACTGCCGGTGATCCTACTCCTGTGCTGTACATCAAGAACTTGGCCAAAGATGTGGTCGTTGATGACTTCTACTTTATATTTG GGTCATTTTTCGGGAGCATTGATGCTGCCAAGTTCAATCTTACTGTGAAGTTAATGCAG GAAGGAAGAATGAGGGGCCAAGCCTTCGTCACATTCCCGACAGTCGAGCTTGCTAGTAATGCCCTG AGCGCGGTAAATGGTTACGTATTTAAAGGAAAGCCCGTGGTGATTCAATTTGGGAGGAGCCCTACCGCTgctgctaaactaaactag